In Nicotiana tabacum cultivar K326 chromosome 2, ASM71507v2, whole genome shotgun sequence, the following proteins share a genomic window:
- the LOC107787212 gene encoding uncharacterized protein LOC107787212 has protein sequence MESKWRKILTLLYTAMILTHGVRAWTGEIHGRVVCDVCADSSIGPEDHVLEGAEVAVLCITKSGEVLNYQAFTNSRGIYRVAETMPESDRWDACLARSINSFREHCKHILDGKSGVKFSYNHPSGHSHTVRPFVYSPASVPTFCI, from the exons ATGGAGTCAAAATGGAGGAAGATATTGACTCTACTTTACACGGCTATGATACTAACACACGGAGTAAGAGCATGGACTGGTGAAATCCATGGCAGAGTTGTTTGTGATGTTTGCGCAGACTCTTCAATTGGTCCTGAAGATCATGTTTTAGAAG GTGCTGAGGTTGCTGTTCTTTGTATAACTAAATCTGGGGAAGTTCTAAATTATCAGGCATTCACAAACTCAAGGGGCATTTACAGAGTAGCAGAGACAATGCCAGAGAGTGATCGTTGGGATGCATGCCTTGCGAGATCCATTAACAGCTTCCGTGAACACTGCAAACATATACTAGATGGAAAATCGGGTGTGAAGTTCAGCTATAATCATCCTTCTGGGCATTCCCACACAGTCAGACCGTTCGTATATAGTCCAGCCAGTGTCCCAACATTCTGCATCTAG